One Anopheles marshallii chromosome 3, idAnoMarsDA_429_01, whole genome shotgun sequence genomic region harbors:
- the LOC128711281 gene encoding uncharacterized protein LOC128711281 encodes MSGDTQPKKRKDKKRKKDDEDTVKETTVHAPKQPSSGAAQAAKEPGDIQMHIHSDHGTGGHWCAKIVFFVLLAGLGALIGLILMESQGVSNDDTPLSESRYSEFFNGWVDETRQDDHHHDEILAAINSLDDHDDDGSDDHHAVDDHDDDDGHDQEDDHDDGAPYAEEEDHDDDEDGTDVQDDDEDEGPAQKLDDDEVEDIFIQQEAAAQQQAAAAAEDDDDDDDDGQDDDDDDAGANVKINIVDDNDDDDDNDDDDKNDEPNNGKDNDDDNDEDDTNDNDQDDVDGNDDDDDDDDDDEDAEDDNDDVLTIAKTEKNDKLDNDKDNDHDENVDEDDEDEDDDEADEDEGNDDAVVKNNAAGGNTNARDADDDDDDDVNNIAADDDDQDDTPFDEEQSNALNDSTNQTMQTLENSSTNEDTLKSSVQNSRTSITDDREPEQNQVQPSPTTPSIEEAVTGDTLKDQMDELVRNYNKLAESLNVPKVDQVPDDTHETVVVQDGDDDGDEAEIEEVTRGSQTANDDDDDDGDDNDNVADDDDDGKAAFGEFVDNDGGEEEYLEKVRAEQQRRAAEEARRAAAEPVEESSLTVKIFVGVALLGAAHLLLTSPRAPTKNPTNHSDDKQKMDSVKVNESSTIHSTGEQNKALNVAPTITKPVLDDFVYAGPANQSFSDNAEVIEKNVIMLDDNDDAERYSGDDYDYEIEEAVPEEEDEEEKNLIQQEQEIGAFVPITFEDFNSMYRSPVEIADMSMERQEDVLPTQPATNELLSTKKVTKDSLLARKKPPKGAVNKLIYGLHKDPIVIPADGTEPETDRMLKPIPPVEKIENVSAKVEAKSVLTALLSEIPSPPIERDHAFVKLVPTGSTVVRTPSPAESARSSGAVVQPFKPKHVEFLLPERKESDYELESEFELESTSLVPAGDNGSKENLFVPDTSEEELEPNEYSEEYSEYAEEEEIVYEDEEEVIDDIESVLLNQYGSDEEEEPLTDDNIPPGGDEEEASDVDDSDLMRRLEEKYGKLPATEAAAQAGNDDDDEATAAGWTKIPTRAEEADRSYQEELRRAEQQLDENKPQEALAIFDRIILRKPNTIAALVGRARCLDALAEQQRSNTVLTEAITSYRKVLDQELAVDDATLKMVAERCIDRMRFQGQHAKAIEVHNVLIRRFDNEPQYRNQLAVSYLYMNRLAEAKAVLHETLHRWIDDGFALVHYGFVLKTLDQNMELAAQYLQEGIDTDHPGTQDGRFYFQLGDALQRLGRNREALDVYRKGVQKKLFLSLYQRSLYNMDGLRSRPFWTEEQTTYATELELMRAQWKQVRDEGLNLLNSAGVFVNESENLRDRGDWKQLELFSRGTRLERNCARAPLTCRLVEQYFPAARTCKRGQVKFSVMHPGTHVWPHCGPTNCRIRAHLGLSVPQGTYIRVAEETRSWENGKWLIFDDSFEHEVWHNGTETRLVLIVDFWHPDLTESQRRSLSPI; translated from the exons ATGTCTGGCGACACGCAGCCTAAGAAgcgaaaggacaaaaaaaggaagaaag aTGACGAAGATACGGTCAAGGAAACGACCGTCCATGCCCCGAAGCAACCGTCGTCCGGGGCAGCTCAGGCCGCCAAGGAACCGGGTGATATTCAGATGCACATCCATAGCGATCACGGTACCGGTGGCCACTGGTGTGCGAAAATCGTGTTCTTTGTCCTGTTGGCCGGTTTGGGTGCACTGATCGGACTCATCCTTATGGAAAGCCAGGGCGTTTCGAATGACGATACACCACTATCTGAATCGAGGTACTCCGAATTCTTCAATGGTTGGGTCGATGAAACGCGACAGGACGATCACCATCACGATGAAATATTGGCCGCTATCAACTCCCTGGATGATCATGACGATGACGGCAGTGACGATCACCACGCGGTAGATgatcacgatgatgatgatgggcacGATCAGGAAGACGATCATGACGATGGTGCTCCTTATGCGGAGGAAGAAGATcatgatgacgatgaagaCGGCACGGACGTACAGGATGATGACGAAGATGAAGGCCCAGCGCAAAAGCTAGACGACGACGAAGTGGAAGATATCTTTATCCAACAGGAGGCCGCCGCTCAGCAgcaagcagcagctgcagctgaagacgacgatgatgatgacgatgatgggcaggacgatgatgatgacgatgccG GTGCCAacgttaaaattaatattgttgacgataatgatgatgatgatgataatgatgatgatgataagaaTGATGAACCAAATAACGGAaaagataatgatgatgataacgaCGAAGACGACACAAATGACAATGATCAGGATGACGTGGAtggcaatgatgatgatgatgatgatgatgatgatgatgaggacgccgaagatgataatgatgatg TATTAACAATTGCTAAGACAGAAAAGAACGATAAACTTGACAATGATAAGGATAATGATCACGATGAAAATgtagatgaagatgatgaagatgaggatgatgatgaagctgatgaagatgaaggaaacgatgacg CCGTCGTGAAAAATAATGCTGCTGGAGGAAATACTAACGCAAGGgatgctgatgacgatgatgacgacgacgtGAATAAcattgctgctgatgatgacgatCAGGATGATACACCATTCGATGAAGAA CAATCTAATGCTTTGAATGATAGCACTAACCAAACAATGCAAACGCTTGAAAATAGTTCTACCAACGAAGACACTCTGAAGTCTTCCGTCCAAAACTCCAGAACTTCAATAACCGATGACCGTGAACCTGAACAAAATCAGGTACAACCATCGCCAACCACACCATCAATCGAGGAGGCTGTAACGGGTGACACATTAAAAGATCAAATGGATGAGTTGGTACGAAATTATAACAAGCTTGCGGAGTCGTTAAACGTACCGAAAGTTGATCAAGTTCCTGATGATACTCACGAGACAGTTGTAGTACAG GACGGGGACGACGATGGTGATGAGGCAGAAATTGAGGAAGTAACCCGTGGATctcaaacagcaaacgatgacgacgatgatgatggggatgaCAATGACAATGTGGcggatgacgacgacgacggcaaAGCTGCTTTTGGTGAATTCGTTGACAATGACGGAGGAGAAGAAGAATATTTGGAAAAAGTTCGCGCCGAACAACAGCGTCGTGCAGCTGAAGAAGCACGCAGAGCCGCTGCCGAGCCGGTGGAGGAATCCTCGC TGACCGTAAAAATCTTTGTCGGTGTCGCACTACTCGGTGCTGCGCATCTTCTCTTAACTAGTCCACGTGCTCCTACCA AAAATCCAACAAATCATAGCGACGATAAACAGAAAATGGATAGCGTTAAGGTCAACGAATCATCTACAATTCATTCGACgggcgaacaaaacaaagcattaaaCGTAGCACCAACTATTACCAAACCCGTATTAGATGATTTTGTATATGCTGGTCCAGCGAATCAATCGTTCTCAGATAACGCCGAAGTGATCGAAAAAAACG tgaTCATGTTAGACGACAACGATGATGCTGAACGTTACTCAGGTGATGATTACGACTATGAAATAGAAGAAGCAGTACCTGAAGAGGaggatgaagaagaaaaaaatctcataCAACAGGAACAAGAAATTGGTGCATTTGTACCGATTACGTTTGAGGATTTTAACTCCATGTACCGATCTCCTGTAGAGATAGCTGATATGTCGATGGAGAGACAAGAGGATGTTCTTCCAACTCAACCAGCCACAAACGAACTACTGTCAACAAAGAAGGTGACAAAAGATTCACTGCTAGCACGTAAAAAGCCACCAAAGGGTGCTGTGAACAAGCTCATATACGGTCTACATAAAGATCCAATCGTTATACCGGCGGACGGAACGGAACCAGAAACCGATCGGATGCTTAAACCGATACCTCCAGTGGAAAAGATTGAAAATGTAAGTGCGAAGGTTGAGGCAAAGTCCGTCCTGACGGCATTGCTTTCGGAAATCCCATCACCACCGATTGAACGTGATCACGCATTCGTAAAGCTTGTCCCCACGGGATCCACTGTTGTGCGAACACCATCACCAGCTGAATCGGCTCGAAGCTCTGGAGCAGTCGTTCAGCCGTTTAAACCAAAACATGTTGAGTTTCTGTTGCCTGAGCGAAAAGAGTCGGACTACGAGCTTGAGTCAGAGTTTGAGCTAGAGAGCACATCGCTCGTACCAGCAGGTGATAATGGTAGCAAGGAGAACCTTTTCGTACCGGATACCAGCGAGGAAGAACTAGAACCGAACGAGTACTCGGAAGAGTACAGTGAGTACGCggaggaagaagaaattgtgTACGAAGATGAGGAAGAGGTGATCGACGATATAGAGTCGGTTCTGCTCAATCAGTATGGTTCGGATGAGGAGGAAGAACCACTAACTGACGACAACATTCCGCCGGGCGGTGACGAAGAGGAAGCGTCCGATGTCGATGATTCGGATCTGATGCGACGTTTGGAGGAAAAGTACGGCAAGCTACCGGCCACCGAAGCTGCCGCGCAAGCAGGaaacgacgatgacgacgaggcAACTGCAGCAGGCTGGACAA AAATCCCCACGAGGGCTGAAGAAGCTGATCGGTCCTATCAGGAAGAATTAAGAAGAGCTGAACAGCAACTTGACGAG AACAAACCCCAGGAAGCGCTGGCCATTTTTGATCGTATTATCCTGCGAAAGCCAAACACTATCGCGGCATTAGTCGGCCGCGCACGATGCTTGGACGCGCTGGCAGAGCAACAGCGCAGTAACACGGTTCTGACCGAAGCGATCACCAGCTATCGAAAGGTGTTAGATCAAGAGCTTGCGGTGGATGATGCAACACTTAAAATGGTAGCGGAACGATGCATCGATCGTATGCGCTTTCAGGGTCAGCATGCGAAAGCGATCGAGGTGCACAACGTGCTGATTCGACGATTCGACAACGAACCCCAGTATCGCAATCAGCTCGCCGTTAGCTACCTGTATATGAACAG ACTGGCTGAAGCAAAAGCCGTACTCCACGAAACTTTACACCGTTGGATTGACGATGGATTCGCGCTGGTACACTATGGGTTCGTATTGAAAACGCTGGATCAAAACATGGAGCTAGCTGCCCAATACCTGCAGGAAGGCATCGATACAGATCATCCAGGAACGCAAGATGGGCGATTCTACTTCCAACTTGGCGATGCTTTGCAACGTCTAGGGCGCAACCGCGAGGCACTGGACGTTTACCGAAAAGGTGTCCAAAAGAAGCTTTTCCTGTCGCTCTACCAACGCTCCCTGTACAATATGGATGGGTTACGTTCGCGCCCGTTCTGGACGGAGGAACAAACGACATACGCTACCGAGCTAGAACTGATGCGTGCCCAGTGGAAACAAGTACGGGACGAAGGTCTGAATTTGCTGAACAGTgccggtgtgtttgtgaacGAGTCGGAAAACCTGCGCGATCGGGGTGACTGGAAGCAGCTGGAACTGTTTTCCCGGGGCACCCGGCTAGAGCGAAACTGTGCCCGTGCACCGCTTACTTGTCGTCTGGTGGAACAATACTTTCCCGCAGCTCGAACGTGCAAACGCGGTCAGGTGAAGTTTAGTGTGATGCATCCCGGAACGCACGTGTGGCCACACTGTGGACCTACGAACTGTCGAATACGAGCCCACTTGGGTTTAAGCGTCCCACAGGGTACCTACATACGGGTGGCCGAAGAAACGCG TTCCtgggaaaacggaaaatggtTGATATTTGACGATAGCTTCGAGCACGAGGTGTGGCATAATGGTACAGAGACTCGGTTGGTGTTGATTGTGGATTTTTGGCATCCTGATCTTACGGAAAGTCAGCGGCGTTCCCTGTCCCCTATCTAG